In Sulfuracidifex metallicus DSM 6482 = JCM 9184, a single window of DNA contains:
- a CDS encoding glycoside hydrolase family 57 protein: MNKLTVGFEVHQPFRIRRDMFWNPIYRGYLEERFIDMKVNREIFEKVRRRCYVPATSIILEEIERGEEEGRDVKFFFSISGTFLEQAEKWGRDVIELFQQLSYTHNVEFLAQTYYHSVTSMWEDLTEWRDQVKEHAELIRSYFKQTPRTFENTELLTNNRIIDEAGKMGFNAILSEGIERELRGKNPNYVYKHKDSDVSILFRNYRLSDDIAFRFSNKAWDQYPLTADKFSSWVKSTPGQNGLIFVDYETFGEHHDQSTGILEFLRWLPSSLNREGVSMTLPKEVSKDVYDNFEFQGTTSWADIRKDESSWLGNIMQWAYDDMVRRSEMPSKELGKERLKLWKYFTTSDNYYYMFLGEGGPAEVHSYFNAFGSPIDAFINEFFAINVFLDEELHKLNVKNEPYFFTSMDKRSSVAWNQKEFMEILKREPKFKSHEANLRRWLDDAQEN; encoded by the coding sequence ATGAACAAATTAACTGTAGGCTTTGAGGTACATCAACCTTTCAGAATAAGGAGGGACATGTTCTGGAATCCAATTTACAGAGGATACTTGGAGGAGAGATTTATTGACATGAAGGTTAACAGGGAAATTTTCGAGAAGGTAAGGAGGAGATGTTACGTTCCTGCAACGAGCATAATTCTGGAGGAAATTGAGCGGGGTGAAGAGGAAGGCAGGGATGTAAAGTTCTTCTTTTCAATAAGTGGAACCTTTCTGGAACAAGCTGAGAAATGGGGTCGGGACGTAATAGAGCTGTTCCAACAGTTATCATATACTCATAATGTAGAATTCTTGGCTCAAACGTATTACCATTCAGTGACGTCTATGTGGGAGGACTTGACCGAATGGAGGGATCAAGTCAAGGAACACGCAGAACTGATAAGATCCTACTTTAAGCAGACGCCTAGGACTTTTGAGAACACAGAACTACTGACCAACAACAGGATCATAGATGAGGCTGGAAAGATGGGGTTCAACGCTATACTCAGTGAAGGGATAGAGAGGGAACTACGAGGAAAGAATCCAAACTACGTTTATAAACACAAGGATAGTGATGTTTCCATTCTCTTCAGGAATTATAGACTCAGTGATGATATAGCGTTCAGATTTTCCAATAAGGCTTGGGATCAATACCCGTTGACTGCAGATAAGTTCTCCAGTTGGGTTAAGAGCACCCCGGGACAGAATGGGTTAATATTCGTTGATTACGAAACGTTTGGGGAGCATCATGATCAGTCAACGGGAATATTGGAGTTCCTGAGGTGGCTTCCCTCCTCGCTTAATAGAGAGGGAGTTTCTATGACTCTTCCTAAGGAAGTTTCAAAAGACGTTTATGATAACTTTGAGTTCCAGGGGACTACGTCTTGGGCTGATATAAGAAAGGACGAAAGCAGTTGGCTGGGTAACATAATGCAGTGGGCTTACGATGATATGGTGAGAAGATCGGAAATGCCATCAAAGGAACTTGGAAAGGAGAGATTGAAGTTGTGGAAGTACTTCACTACTAGTGACAATTATTATTACATGTTCCTTGGAGAAGGAGGACCTGCTGAAGTACACTCTTATTTTAACGCCTTCGGATCTCCAATAGATGCATTCATCAATGAGTTCTTTGCCATCAATGTATTCCTTGACGAAGAACTACACAAGCTTAACGTGAAGAATGAGCCGTACTTCTTCACTTCAATGGATAAGCGCTCTTCCGTTGCTTGGAATCAGAAGGAGTTCATGGAGATATTGAAGAGAGAACCCAAGTTTAAATCTCACGAGGCTAACTTGAGGAGGTGGTTAGACGATGCTCAAGAGAATTGA
- a CDS encoding DUF3834 domain-containing protein codes for MKKVSAPFAGPISFPLLVAEDRGIMKDYKLSNSCQDTELGNIVLDSITNIWKAHGYTVKSGVYIRMYSIIGDKRSQKIYTVRKGTLADYNARLLALHMGKEVVNATPEEVLRMSKKGFAGIVGNEVALGEPLEEEFQRMGILVPSCFIAFKEEDENLLKIYDEGIRIMREEPDLASSVISEKSKYYEKDTMRKIISFYNHKRTENTQDLKKALEVYSKVETSVIKIRII; via the coding sequence ATGAAAAAAGTCTCAGCTCCCTTCGCGGGACCCATCTCGTTCCCTCTTCTCGTAGCTGAGGATAGAGGTATCATGAAAGATTACAAGCTATCTAATTCCTGTCAAGATACTGAACTGGGGAACATAGTTCTAGATTCAATAACTAACATATGGAAGGCTCATGGATATACCGTGAAGTCGGGAGTCTACATTAGAATGTATTCAATCATAGGTGATAAGAGGTCTCAAAAGATATACACTGTAAGGAAAGGGACCTTGGCTGATTACAACGCTAGATTATTAGCGTTACACATGGGGAAGGAAGTAGTAAATGCAACCCCAGAGGAAGTACTTAGAATGTCAAAGAAAGGATTTGCAGGTATAGTAGGAAACGAAGTAGCATTAGGAGAACCACTAGAGGAAGAGTTTCAGAGAATGGGTATTTTAGTACCTTCTTGTTTTATTGCCTTTAAAGAAGAAGACGAGAACCTCCTGAAGATTTACGACGAGGGAATCAGAATTATGAGGGAAGAGCCAGACCTAGCATCTTCGGTAATCTCAGAGAAATCCAAGTATTACGAAAAGGACACTATGAGGAAGATAATCTCGTTCTATAACCACAAAAGGACGGAAAATACTCAAGATTTGAAAAAAGCGTTAGAAGTATACTCCAAGGTTGAGACGTCGGTTATTAAGATAAGAATAATATAG
- a CDS encoding ABC transporter ATP-binding protein encodes MVLTLIKGLNVDLQGKRILNDVSVTFVKGLNVILGPNGSGKTTLLRSIIGMIKSQGKIEVKGKMGYSPAEFFPSPMRVIDVMMSGTNLKRDHYIEYLKLGGMERYELRQFSTLSSGEKRMILILKAFAEGDTVIMDEPLSNLDARNQVKVMKMMRDSEKVVIATSHDVELATLARQVILIKNGRVIDQGEPSMILTEEKVSSLYDVKVKRISLGERVIFVKELIDI; translated from the coding sequence GTGGTTCTAACGCTGATTAAGGGATTAAACGTTGATCTTCAAGGCAAGAGAATCTTAAATGACGTTAGTGTAACTTTCGTAAAAGGTTTAAACGTCATCCTTGGACCAAACGGCTCAGGGAAGACTACGCTTTTACGTTCAATAATAGGTATGATAAAATCCCAAGGTAAGATAGAAGTTAAAGGGAAAATGGGATACTCTCCAGCAGAGTTCTTTCCATCTCCCATGAGGGTAATAGACGTTATGATGTCTGGAACTAACCTCAAGAGAGATCATTACATTGAATATCTTAAACTAGGAGGAATGGAGAGATACGAGCTCAGACAATTCTCGACCTTAAGCTCGGGCGAGAAGAGGATGATATTGATATTGAAGGCTTTCGCAGAGGGTGACACAGTGATAATGGACGAGCCTTTATCTAATCTAGACGCAAGGAATCAGGTTAAGGTTATGAAAATGATGAGGGACAGTGAAAAAGTAGTGATAGCAACCTCTCACGACGTGGAGCTCGCCACTTTAGCTAGACAAGTGATTTTGATAAAAAACGGGAGGGTGATTGATCAAGGGGAACCCTCCATGATACTAACTGAGGAGAAGGTGTCTTCTCTTTATGACGTTAAGGTCAAGAGAATATCCTTGGGTGAAAGAGTAATATTCGTGAAGGAATTAATAGATATATGA
- a CDS encoding amylo-alpha-1,6-glucosidase: MILPDDCEDKEWVIPTRTGGYSSSTVCGVNSRTYHGFLIVPQNSPHFRFLVLSKFEDFLRVGREEIPLNTNHYLGGFFPDGYKFITRFERGRNYVKWYYQYGTIDVEKTLVVNQFYNSVDVTYRTTKGSFRICPLITYRSHHLTWKNRQGFFVMETQGNRINILFENKPILSFEIDGENRVEPTGYWYYNFMYKLDKENGSNFEEDLYNPFCIYSLDSHITIHAYSGEKPATSPPKGLHRDPVKLIGENGLDFLVKGNRGWAIIAGYHWFDEWGRDTFISMEGILLMNNETEAVLQILRRYFSLEEKGMLPNGYIDYNGEPIYRGVDVSLWGINAVYKYFLYTHDKDAVKELFPVMQDIVEWYDKGNGIVYNKGGIIFHRGAPRTWMDAQYDGVVVTPREGAAVEVNALWYNALKVMDYLSNVTGLSDDRYGKMAEETKRSFVSTFEGERFLYDVVDWDGKPDRSLRPNQIFAVSLPFPVVEGDLAKKVVNTVEDSLFRPYGLSSLSRESPQYKPVYKGDRASRDNAYHNGPIWPWLLGSFIDAKVRLETNQIVLKLLIDQLRPLMSLAEKNGGYLPEIFDDVPPYKSRGCMAQAWSNAEVYRGITKLINL; the protein is encoded by the coding sequence ATGATCCTCCCCGACGATTGCGAAGACAAAGAATGGGTTATTCCCACAAGGACGGGAGGGTATTCTTCCTCCACCGTTTGCGGGGTAAATTCCAGAACTTACCACGGCTTCCTTATTGTACCTCAGAATTCTCCCCACTTCAGGTTTCTCGTGCTTTCGAAGTTTGAGGATTTCCTTAGAGTTGGAAGGGAAGAGATACCCCTGAATACGAATCACTATCTAGGAGGATTCTTTCCTGACGGATATAAGTTCATAACTCGTTTTGAAAGAGGAAGGAACTATGTTAAGTGGTATTATCAATACGGAACTATTGACGTAGAAAAGACTCTCGTCGTAAATCAGTTCTATAACTCCGTTGATGTGACGTACAGGACAACCAAGGGGTCCTTCAGGATATGTCCACTGATCACATACAGAAGCCATCACCTAACTTGGAAGAACAGACAAGGTTTCTTTGTCATGGAAACGCAAGGAAACAGGATCAATATACTTTTCGAGAACAAGCCTATTCTCTCTTTTGAGATAGACGGAGAGAACAGAGTCGAACCTACTGGTTATTGGTACTATAATTTCATGTACAAACTTGACAAGGAAAACGGCTCCAACTTTGAGGAGGATCTTTACAATCCTTTCTGTATCTATTCTCTAGACAGTCATATAACCATTCACGCCTACAGTGGCGAGAAGCCTGCAACGTCTCCACCTAAAGGTTTACACAGGGATCCAGTGAAGTTAATAGGCGAAAACGGGCTGGACTTCCTAGTTAAGGGAAATAGAGGATGGGCTATAATTGCAGGGTATCACTGGTTCGATGAGTGGGGAAGAGACACATTTATCTCCATGGAAGGAATTTTGCTCATGAATAACGAGACCGAAGCTGTGTTACAGATATTGAGAAGGTATTTCTCTCTAGAGGAAAAAGGAATGTTACCGAACGGCTACATAGACTACAACGGAGAGCCAATTTACAGAGGAGTGGACGTATCATTATGGGGGATAAATGCGGTCTACAAGTATTTCTTATATACTCATGATAAGGACGCTGTGAAAGAGCTCTTCCCTGTCATGCAAGACATTGTGGAGTGGTATGACAAGGGAAATGGGATCGTTTATAATAAGGGGGGGATTATATTCCATCGTGGTGCACCAAGAACTTGGATGGACGCACAGTACGACGGTGTTGTGGTTACTCCTAGGGAAGGGGCTGCGGTTGAAGTTAACGCACTTTGGTATAACGCTCTAAAGGTGATGGACTACCTTTCTAACGTAACTGGACTGAGTGACGATAGATACGGCAAAATGGCTGAAGAGACGAAGAGGTCCTTCGTTTCCACGTTCGAAGGCGAGAGGTTCCTTTACGACGTTGTCGATTGGGATGGAAAGCCTGACAGATCATTGAGACCTAATCAGATATTTGCAGTTTCCCTTCCTTTTCCCGTTGTGGAAGGGGACTTAGCTAAGAAGGTAGTTAATACAGTGGAGGATTCGTTGTTTAGACCTTACGGGTTAAGTTCCTTATCTAGAGAATCTCCGCAGTATAAGCCGGTCTACAAAGGAGATAGGGCGTCTAGAGATAACGCTTACCATAACGGACCAATATGGCCTTGGTTATTGGGAAGCTTCATAGACGCTAAGGTTAGACTTGAAACTAATCAGATCGTGTTAAAGCTACTCATAGACCAGTTAAGACCATTGATGTCATTGGCTGAAAAGAACGGCGGGTATTTGCCAGAAATATTTGATGACGTTCCACCTTATAAGTCAAGGGGTTGTATGGCTCAAGCTTGGAGTAACGCCGAGGTTTACAGAGGGATCACCAAATTAATCAATTTATAG
- a CDS encoding sugar porter family MFS transporter: protein MNDIIIKKYKLSTTVKVNKNEFKYAKTKYESMAQPKEKDAIIEKLDSQSTSSLYWSLTILATIGGFLFGYDTANIGSALDLMGSVFPGLSSPLVEGYLVAGASLGAAVGAIIAGPITDRFGRKSMLIIDAAIYAIGAIISALTINVPMILIARTFIGLAIGADSGIATAYIAEYAPKSKRGSLSILQQWMITIGILAAYLVGLATLYLLPSFAYSIDWRIMLGVAAIPAFIGLAFRFRMPESPRWLIQNGKFSKLKKDLAKLGINVSEDDLKSIKLPKEKVKSKVTPGIKRALLIAGLFMVFQQITGINIPFYYGPTILSKFFSGSGALSSIEAGIMATTVLAIINVASTYIGFKYIDSYGRKAIARLGYAGMAVFMALGIATFFTTTGIVKTIGLMVAFSGFIVFFAFGVGGTGWLIQVEYFPTEFRGRMAATVAFIDWMANFAITEIFPVMDSSVGLGVSMGVFAVLSIMAVAFVMTSMPETKGLSVEEIAEMFDKKAKHVESEETSRS from the coding sequence TTGAATGATATAATCATAAAAAAGTATAAGTTATCTACAACAGTTAAAGTAAATAAAAACGAGTTTAAATATGCTAAAACAAAATATGAAAGTATGGCACAACCTAAGGAGAAGGATGCAATAATTGAGAAACTGGATTCTCAATCTACTAGTTCTCTTTATTGGAGCCTAACCATCTTAGCTACAATAGGAGGCTTCCTCTTCGGTTATGATACTGCAAACATAGGCTCGGCTTTAGATCTAATGGGAAGCGTCTTCCCTGGTCTTTCATCTCCTTTAGTTGAGGGATATCTAGTTGCAGGAGCTTCCTTAGGAGCTGCAGTTGGTGCCATAATAGCAGGTCCAATAACAGACAGATTTGGTAGGAAGTCAATGCTGATCATTGATGCCGCTATATATGCTATAGGGGCAATAATTTCAGCATTGACTATTAACGTACCAATGATTCTAATTGCTAGGACTTTCATAGGACTAGCTATTGGAGCTGACTCTGGAATAGCTACGGCTTACATAGCGGAATATGCACCCAAGTCTAAGAGGGGATCCTTGTCTATTCTGCAGCAATGGATGATTACAATAGGAATATTAGCTGCATATTTGGTTGGTCTGGCTACGCTTTATCTACTTCCTTCCTTCGCTTACTCCATTGATTGGAGGATCATGTTAGGAGTAGCTGCTATTCCAGCTTTCATAGGTTTAGCTTTCAGGTTTAGAATGCCAGAGTCCCCAAGATGGTTAATACAGAACGGAAAATTCTCAAAGCTGAAGAAAGATCTTGCAAAGCTAGGTATAAACGTATCTGAGGACGATCTAAAGAGCATAAAATTACCGAAGGAGAAAGTAAAGAGCAAAGTAACCCCTGGCATAAAGAGGGCACTCTTAATAGCCGGCTTGTTCATGGTATTTCAACAGATAACTGGGATAAATATTCCATTCTACTATGGTCCTACTATACTTTCAAAGTTCTTCTCAGGTAGCGGTGCATTATCCTCCATTGAAGCAGGAATAATGGCAACTACTGTTCTAGCTATAATTAACGTAGCATCAACATACATAGGTTTCAAGTACATTGATTCATATGGCAGAAAGGCAATTGCAAGGCTTGGATACGCGGGAATGGCTGTTTTCATGGCATTGGGTATAGCAACTTTCTTCACGACTACGGGCATTGTTAAAACCATAGGTTTAATGGTAGCTTTCTCAGGATTCATAGTGTTCTTCGCCTTTGGTGTAGGAGGAACCGGTTGGCTAATTCAGGTCGAGTACTTCCCAACAGAGTTCAGAGGAAGGATGGCTGCAACTGTGGCATTCATCGATTGGATGGCGAATTTCGCAATTACTGAAATATTCCCCGTGATGGATTCGAGCGTTGGGTTGGGAGTTAGTATGGGAGTATTCGCCGTGCTTTCTATAATGGCAGTAGCATTCGTTATGACATCAATGCCTGAAACAAAGGGACTTTCCGTAGAGGAAATTGCTGAGATGTTCGATAAGAAGGCAAAACATGTAGAAAGTGAAGAGACTAGCAGATCGTAA
- a CDS encoding NDP-sugar synthase, whose product MMNWNLYDVKVIVPIGGEATRLRPLTVETSKATVRLLNRPLIEFPVAELAMQGLKEFIFGVKGYINYRSLFDTFKEGVGFSARHRIKPRVHFKYQPRVDSIGNADSVRINMEYYKIQEPVLVIQGDNIFRLDVRKALEYHDKKEAMMTIILKKWEDVREFGVADLDKEMRIKRFVEKPKRPEDAPSNLINTGIYILSPEIRKVFKSDKMLEMLKQGKMDFGNDVIPYMIDRGYPVYGYVTEDLWFDVGTPDRYLDAMITLLRELPDKEIEGMRIDKDRRIFVQGTSPDSVRRRNIIRNKYRKGKISIEGNVLIGRHCQVNEGSHVENSTIDNFTILGKGVKVINSSVMDRVFLGDGTIVENSIIGRHVEVRSSLGKPVKIINSVIGDDVVIMAGVELIRSRVYPHKIVNEGSKMNDTVLT is encoded by the coding sequence ATCATGAACTGGAACCTTTACGACGTAAAGGTCATAGTGCCAATAGGAGGCGAAGCCACAAGGCTTAGACCACTAACTGTAGAAACGTCTAAAGCTACAGTCAGATTACTCAATAGACCTTTAATAGAGTTCCCCGTGGCAGAGTTAGCCATGCAGGGCTTAAAGGAGTTCATCTTTGGGGTTAAAGGTTACATAAACTATAGGTCACTGTTTGATACTTTCAAGGAGGGGGTAGGGTTCTCAGCTAGGCATAGAATAAAGCCACGAGTTCATTTCAAGTACCAGCCTAGGGTTGATAGCATAGGTAACGCAGACTCGGTTAGAATAAACATGGAATATTATAAGATCCAGGAGCCGGTGCTCGTAATACAAGGGGACAACATTTTCAGGCTTGATGTGAGGAAGGCTTTAGAATATCACGACAAGAAGGAAGCAATGATGACCATAATCCTCAAAAAATGGGAAGACGTCAGAGAGTTCGGCGTGGCAGATCTAGACAAGGAAATGAGGATAAAGCGTTTTGTGGAGAAGCCTAAGAGACCAGAGGATGCACCTTCCAATCTAATCAACACGGGAATTTACATTCTATCTCCCGAGATTAGAAAGGTGTTTAAGAGCGACAAGATGTTGGAGATGTTGAAACAAGGCAAAATGGACTTCGGTAATGATGTCATACCCTACATGATAGATAGGGGTTACCCCGTTTACGGTTACGTAACGGAGGATTTGTGGTTTGACGTTGGTACTCCAGATAGATACCTTGATGCGATGATTACCTTACTCAGGGAATTACCTGATAAGGAAATAGAAGGAATGAGAATAGATAAGGATAGAAGGATTTTCGTTCAGGGAACAAGTCCAGATTCAGTTAGAAGAAGGAATATAATCAGGAATAAATACAGAAAGGGAAAGATATCCATAGAAGGTAATGTTCTAATAGGAAGACATTGCCAAGTAAATGAAGGTTCGCATGTGGAAAATTCTACAATAGACAACTTCACCATCCTAGGTAAAGGTGTAAAGGTCATCAATTCCTCTGTAATGGATAGGGTGTTTCTAGGCGACGGCACTATTGTGGAGAATTCCATTATAGGAAGGCATGTGGAAGTGAGGTCGTCCCTCGGCAAGCCAGTGAAGATAATAAATAGCGTCATAGGGGACGATGTAGTTATAATGGCAGGAGTAGAGCTAATAAGGTCTAGGGTTTACCCACACAAAATAGTTAATGAAGGTAGCAAGATGAATGATACGGTGCTAACGTGA
- a CDS encoding glycoside hydrolase family 15 protein → MRVASLGNGNLLVNVDEKGRIIDLYYPYVGMENQTSGEPVRMAVFSEGVTSIDDEWKVDVGYLDSTNMIEVKQNLEKMKLSLLTYYFLDNEENTLYALIKVFNGTNKKRDVKLFFINNFNLYSSPFGDTGFYDPITQSVIHYKAKRYIGVKLFSTSSFTEEYQISKGDLMYDVYDGKLDGGTIANGDVNSAVAVNLTIDAGSFSKAYFTLSFSRGLEELRRMLRKVNFAQVETSFTLSYMFWKNWLSKSSFKFNDDKLRKLYNISLLTVRNHMDARGSMIASSDYSFVKVYADSYQYCWPRDCAYGAYALEVSGYRDLVNRHLKFAECLPSSEGFLYHKYNPDGTLASSWHPWVMDGKPIYPIQEDETALPIWLMGAHFKNGEDIDEIEKPYKKFVKGSMKFLMDYMEEGLPRPSFDLWEERYGVHTFTVATVYGALQNGAIMARAMGDEVLAEDAIEVATSLKEVAMKKMVYNGRFIRRIDEKGEKDLIVDASMYAPYFFGMVKPDDPVMMKTIQEIEGKLNVNGGIIRYENDFYQRRKKQPNPWIITTLWVAEYYADLGKIDKAMEYINWASRKAIASGLLPEQIDPETDEPTSVTPLVWSHAEYIIAINKVMKV, encoded by the coding sequence ATGAGGGTAGCTAGCCTGGGGAATGGTAACCTTCTCGTAAACGTTGATGAAAAGGGAAGAATAATAGACCTTTATTACCCTTACGTCGGAATGGAGAATCAGACCTCTGGAGAACCAGTAAGGATGGCCGTTTTCAGCGAGGGCGTTACCAGCATAGATGATGAATGGAAAGTAGACGTAGGTTATCTTGACTCAACTAACATGATCGAGGTTAAGCAGAACTTAGAAAAAATGAAACTTTCTCTCTTGACCTATTACTTTCTGGACAATGAAGAGAATACACTTTATGCTCTGATAAAGGTATTCAATGGTACAAATAAGAAGAGGGATGTTAAGCTATTCTTCATTAATAATTTCAATTTGTACTCCTCTCCATTTGGTGATACTGGATTTTATGACCCGATCACCCAATCTGTGATACATTATAAGGCAAAGAGGTACATAGGCGTGAAGCTGTTCTCCACCTCCTCCTTTACGGAGGAATATCAAATCTCGAAGGGAGACCTAATGTACGACGTTTATGATGGCAAATTGGATGGAGGAACAATAGCCAACGGTGACGTAAACTCCGCGGTTGCTGTGAACCTGACCATAGACGCGGGAAGTTTCTCCAAGGCTTACTTCACCTTGTCGTTCTCCAGGGGATTGGAGGAGCTTAGAAGGATGCTCAGGAAGGTAAACTTCGCCCAAGTGGAAACTTCCTTCACCCTTAGCTACATGTTCTGGAAAAATTGGCTCTCAAAGAGTTCATTTAAGTTTAACGACGATAAACTGAGGAAGCTTTACAACATTAGTCTCCTCACCGTGAGGAATCACATGGATGCTAGGGGTAGTATGATAGCCTCGTCTGATTACTCCTTTGTTAAGGTTTACGCGGACTCCTATCAATACTGCTGGCCAAGGGATTGTGCGTATGGAGCTTATGCACTAGAAGTTTCAGGCTATAGAGACCTTGTAAATAGACACCTCAAGTTCGCTGAGTGCCTTCCAAGTAGTGAAGGATTCCTTTATCATAAGTATAACCCTGATGGCACGCTTGCCAGTTCGTGGCATCCTTGGGTAATGGACGGCAAGCCCATTTATCCTATACAAGAGGACGAGACAGCGTTACCGATCTGGTTAATGGGTGCCCATTTTAAGAATGGAGAAGACATTGATGAAATAGAGAAACCTTATAAGAAGTTTGTGAAGGGTTCCATGAAGTTCCTTATGGATTACATGGAGGAGGGCTTACCAAGACCTTCATTTGATCTATGGGAGGAAAGATATGGCGTTCATACGTTCACTGTAGCCACAGTTTACGGAGCTCTTCAAAACGGAGCCATAATGGCTAGAGCAATGGGAGATGAAGTATTAGCTGAGGACGCCATAGAGGTTGCAACTTCGCTTAAGGAAGTTGCAATGAAGAAAATGGTTTACAATGGAAGGTTTATACGGAGGATCGATGAGAAGGGAGAGAAGGACTTAATAGTTGACGCAAGCATGTACGCCCCTTACTTCTTTGGCATGGTTAAGCCAGACGACCCTGTCATGATGAAGACAATTCAGGAAATCGAGGGTAAGCTTAACGTAAACGGGGGAATCATAAGGTATGAGAACGATTTCTACCAAAGGAGAAAGAAACAGCCAAACCCTTGGATAATAACTACCCTCTGGGTTGCGGAGTATTACGCTGATCTGGGAAAGATTGATAAGGCAATGGAGTACATAAACTGGGCTTCTAGGAAGGCAATTGCTTCTGGCTTGTTACCGGAACAGATAGATCCTGAAACTGACGAACCGACGTCTGTGACACCTCTGGTCTGGTCCCACGCCGAGTACATAATAGCTATTAACAAGGTAATGAAAGTTTAA
- a CDS encoding GNAT family N-acetyltransferase yields MKVEINGNIVEIINATNENVNEYLDFISSLSNDEDNYTLTRYSKIDKDKILEWSKSWGNQTTMILAQTNQVVGFIQLIKGKYFGMERQFHVGEIAYAVRKDFRGKGLIYVIFNELLRAVDVKILTAWVDSRNIRSQRLLQNLGFNRDCEVDSFMWSVKEKKFIDLIFYRSRTEKVVNEVKRQLEKFSLTIH; encoded by the coding sequence ATGAAAGTTGAAATTAATGGAAATATAGTCGAAATCATAAATGCCACTAATGAGAATGTAAATGAATACTTAGATTTTATATCATCTTTGTCCAATGATGAAGACAATTATACTCTAACGCGATACAGCAAAATAGACAAGGACAAGATATTGGAATGGTCTAAAAGTTGGGGGAACCAGACCACTATGATCTTAGCACAGACTAATCAAGTAGTAGGTTTCATTCAATTAATTAAGGGCAAATACTTTGGAATGGAAAGGCAATTTCACGTAGGAGAAATAGCTTATGCTGTGAGAAAGGACTTTAGAGGTAAGGGATTAATTTACGTAATTTTCAATGAACTCCTACGAGCTGTTGACGTTAAAATACTAACTGCATGGGTTGACAGTAGAAATATTAGGTCTCAGAGATTGCTTCAAAATCTAGGTTTCAACAGAGATTGCGAAGTGGACTCCTTTATGTGGTCTGTGAAGGAGAAAAAATTCATAGACTTAATATTCTATAGGTCACGAACAGAAAAGGTAGTGAACGAAGTTAAGAGACAATTGGAGAAATTCTCGTTAACCATACATTGA